One Streptomyces dangxiongensis genomic window, CAGGCACGTCCCGGCCGATCACCGCACAGATCACCGTCCCGGGCGACCCGGCTCACCTGCCCCAGGAATACCATCCCCCTGATGTCTTCCGCCTCGACTTTCACGCGCGGGGCGATTGCGTCGGCGACCGCCCGGCCCGTCGCGGTCCGGCACGCGGCGACGTGGGCGATGAGCGGCGGACCGGAACACTGTCGCGGCGTCAGTAGGCGGCGAGGGAGATGGCGGTGTAGTGCGCGGTGAAGGCCACCACGGTCAGCGCGTGGAAGACCTCGTGGAAGCCGAACCAGCGGGGTGCGGGGTCGGGCCGCTGGAGGGCGTAGACCACCGCGCCCGCGCTGTAGAGGAGACCGCCGACCACGATCAGGACGACCACGGCCGCTCCGCCGGTGTGCAGGAAGTCAGGCAGGTAGCTCACCGGTGCCCACCCCAGCGCCAGGTAGCACGGGGTGTACAGCCAGCGCGGAGCTCCGACCCACAGGACCCGGAACGCGATGCCGGCCAACGCTCCCGTCCACACGGTCCACAGCAGCACGGACCGCTGGTCCGGCGGGAGGAGGAGCACGGCCAGGGGGGTACAGGTGCCGGCGATGATCAGGAAGATGTTGGCGTGGTCGAGGCGTCGCAGCAGAGCCTCGCCGAGCGGCCCCCAGGTGCCGCGGTGGTAGATGGCGCTCGTCGCGAACAGCAGCCAGGCGGTGACCGCATACACGGCGCAGGCCAGGACCGCCTGCGGAGTACGGGCCAGGCAGATGAGCACGACGCCTGCGATCAGTGCGGCAGGGACCATTCCGGCATGGAGCCAGCCACGCAGCCTCGGCTTGATCGGTTCGGCCAGGTCGGCCGCCCGCTCCACCGGAGCAGCGGCCGAGTGAGCCCCCTTCCCCGCATGGTCGCGCGGTGATTGGTCGGGTAGCCCGTCTGCACAGCGCTCTCCATGCGCTGACACGACGTGACCACATTCGAATGCAGCGGCGTCGCGGGACACAGCTTCTCGTCCTGCCCCGGGCTCCTGGGTGTCACTGGCAACCATGCGGTCATGCTAGAAAACCTCACCCGGACACCTGACGGGAGGTCGGTCCAGAACCCCGGAGCCACGTCGCCGGGCCCGGGCCGGTTCGCCACCGTGTAAACCGAAGCCCCGTTGCCGCTACCGCCGATTGGGCCTGCCGAAGCCGAGTAGATCCGGCTTGTGATGGGAACGATCAGGGCTTCCGAACGGGCATCTCCGCTCGCCTACGCGCAAGGATCGCCGATGCTTCCTGAGGTCCGCCCCCACGTATCCACCGGCCTCGCAGACCAGTTGGAACACCAACTGGACCTGGCTCCGCATCTCGAGGCCGGCCGGCTCGATGTGGAGGGCGTCGCCGGCGTCGCAGTCGTCGCAGCCGCCCACAGCGACGGCTATGCGGCCACCGGCCATCTCCTCGGGCTGCTGGCCGCGCTGCCTGCCCCCACCAAGGCAGGAGAACGCTTCTGGTCGGACCTGTGGAGGTCGTCGGGCACCGCGTACCTGTTGCCCGTCAACATCAAGGATCTGGTGCTGCGTTCGCTGGCAGGAGAGGGAACCGCCCTGGCCCGGCAGGTCCTCTCGGCCGTCGATGAGATGACCCCGCCCCAGCGCGGCGCGGCCGGGGAGGTGATCGGTCAGGCCCTCGTCGAGTCCGAC contains:
- the trhA gene encoding PAQR family membrane homeostasis protein TrhA — encoded protein: MSRDAAAFECGHVVSAHGERCADGLPDQSPRDHAGKGAHSAAAPVERAADLAEPIKPRLRGWLHAGMVPAALIAGVVLICLARTPQAVLACAVYAVTAWLLFATSAIYHRGTWGPLGEALLRRLDHANIFLIIAGTCTPLAVLLLPPDQRSVLLWTVWTGALAGIAFRVLWVGAPRWLYTPCYLALGWAPVSYLPDFLHTGGAAVVVLIVVGGLLYSAGAVVYALQRPDPAPRWFGFHEVFHALTVVAFTAHYTAISLAAY